One Tunturibacter gelidoferens genomic region harbors:
- a CDS encoding S53 family peptidase has translation MATKKTSTPHISASPRTVLPGSEKSAFVQTAGEKPAPSGTKITVSVVVRRKAPLKVANRLGKQRLTHAQYRKTHGADPAAVKLVRTFAKEFGLTVAPDTPGPERRTIKLTGTVAAMQKAFGVTLVHKTHDGTTYRVREGSITLPTDLVGPVEAVLGLDNRPQAQPHFRIAGEAGDLTANIAQAGGFAHPHASGTSISYTPPQIAALYQFPPNASAAGQTIGIIELGGGYKTTDLTAYFKTLGQKTPSVKTVSVDGGKNSPTNANSADGEVMLDIEVAASVAPGANIVVYFAPNTDQGFIDAIATAVHDTTNKPSVISISWGGPESSWTTQSLNALDAACQSAAALGITITVASGDNGSTDGLTDGSNHVDFPASSPHVLACGGTKLIGTGSSINSEVVWNEIANNEGATGGGVSNFFPLPTWQANAGVPAPTNSAGGRGVPDVSGDADPSTGYIIRVDGKTLPIGGTSAVAPLWAGLIAVANAQNGTSAGFIQPAIYAAKGAAAFNDITSGTNYSGSPTGFTAGPGWDACTGLGSPIGTKLITVVNPSSTSASKGGKSKGSKKKPVRTRPARKPHAATNRRKAAAGKRR, from the coding sequence CGGCAGCGAAAAATCTGCCTTCGTGCAAACCGCCGGCGAAAAGCCCGCGCCCTCCGGCACAAAGATCACCGTCTCGGTCGTCGTCCGCCGCAAGGCCCCTCTCAAAGTCGCCAACCGCCTCGGCAAGCAGCGCCTCACCCACGCCCAATACAGAAAGACTCACGGAGCCGACCCCGCCGCCGTCAAACTCGTCCGCACCTTTGCCAAAGAGTTCGGCCTCACCGTCGCACCCGACACGCCCGGCCCCGAGCGCCGCACCATCAAGCTCACCGGCACCGTCGCCGCCATGCAGAAGGCCTTCGGCGTCACCCTCGTCCACAAAACTCACGACGGCACCACCTACCGCGTCCGCGAGGGCAGCATCACCCTCCCCACTGACCTCGTCGGCCCCGTCGAAGCCGTTCTCGGCCTCGACAACCGCCCCCAGGCACAGCCCCACTTTCGCATCGCGGGCGAAGCCGGCGACCTCACCGCCAACATCGCCCAGGCCGGAGGCTTCGCCCATCCCCACGCCTCCGGCACCAGCATCTCCTATACCCCGCCTCAGATCGCCGCGCTCTACCAGTTCCCGCCCAACGCCTCCGCCGCAGGCCAGACCATCGGCATCATCGAGCTAGGCGGAGGCTACAAAACCACCGACCTCACCGCCTACTTCAAAACCCTCGGCCAGAAAACCCCCAGCGTCAAAACCGTCTCCGTCGACGGCGGCAAGAACAGCCCCACCAACGCCAACAGCGCCGACGGCGAAGTCATGCTTGACATCGAAGTCGCCGCCTCCGTCGCCCCCGGCGCCAACATCGTCGTCTACTTCGCCCCCAACACCGACCAGGGCTTCATCGACGCCATCGCCACCGCCGTCCATGACACCACCAACAAACCCAGCGTCATCTCCATCAGCTGGGGCGGCCCCGAGTCTAGCTGGACCACCCAGTCCCTCAACGCCCTCGACGCCGCCTGTCAGTCCGCCGCCGCCCTCGGCATCACCATCACCGTAGCCTCCGGCGACAACGGCTCCACCGACGGCCTCACCGACGGCAGCAACCACGTAGACTTCCCCGCCTCCAGCCCCCACGTCCTCGCCTGCGGAGGAACCAAACTCATCGGCACCGGCTCCTCCATCAACTCCGAGGTCGTCTGGAACGAAATCGCCAACAACGAAGGCGCAACCGGAGGCGGCGTCAGCAACTTCTTCCCACTCCCCACCTGGCAGGCCAACGCAGGCGTCCCCGCCCCCACCAACTCCGCAGGCGGCCGAGGCGTCCCCGACGTCTCCGGCGACGCCGACCCCTCCACCGGCTACATCATCCGCGTCGACGGCAAGACCCTGCCCATCGGTGGCACCAGCGCTGTAGCTCCTCTCTGGGCCGGCCTCATCGCCGTAGCCAACGCACAGAACGGAACCTCAGCCGGCTTCATTCAACCCGCCATCTATGCCGCCAAAGGCGCCGCCGCCTTCAACGACATCACCTCCGGCACCAACTACTCCGGCTCTCCCACAGGCTTCACCGCCGGCCCCGGCTGGGACGCCTGCACCGGCCTCGGCTCCCCCATCGGCACAAAACTCATCACCGTCGTCAACCCCTCATCCACCAGCGCCTCGAAGGGTGGAAAGAGCAAGGGCAGCAAGAAAAAGCCCGTCCGCACGCGCCCGGCACGCAAGCCGCACGCCGCAACCAACCGGCGCAAAGCCGCTGCCGGCAAACGTCGATAA
- a CDS encoding SnoaL-like domain-containing protein, translating to MTTQELADKLVKLCREGKFKEATESLYGEDIVSMEAGAPPGGSRESKGLEAVKAKGEWWATNHEVHSCTVEGPLVAGSHFTCTFKLDVTFKPQSRRFVMEEVAVYKVVGGKVVYEEFFYDMGQ from the coding sequence ATGACGACGCAGGAATTGGCCGACAAGTTGGTGAAGCTTTGCCGGGAAGGCAAATTTAAGGAGGCAACCGAGAGCCTATACGGCGAGGACATCGTGAGCATGGAAGCGGGAGCGCCTCCGGGAGGATCGCGCGAGTCCAAAGGACTGGAGGCGGTCAAAGCCAAGGGCGAGTGGTGGGCGACAAACCATGAGGTTCACTCCTGTACGGTCGAGGGACCTCTGGTCGCCGGCTCGCACTTTACCTGCACCTTCAAACTGGATGTGACGTTCAAACCGCAGAGCCGGCGCTTCGTGATGGAAGAGGTTGCGGTGTACAAGGTTGTGGGCGGCAAGGTGGTCTACGAAGAGTTCTTCTACGACATGGGCCAGTAG